A DNA window from Rhizobium sp. NXC14 contains the following coding sequences:
- a CDS encoding DUF1003 domain-containing protein has protein sequence MNNFSNFVHHHFDKPADELGDTEKRVLAKAHERKIISTDVNAAFSAEASFGERIADSIARVGGSWSFILGFLAFLVVWTAINTIVLASGAFDPYPFVFLNLILSMLAAIQAPIIMMSQNRQAERDRFEAAKDYEVNLKAELEVLSLHQKIDMRVLTELTALREDVARLSAALATKT, from the coding sequence ATGAATAACTTTTCGAACTTCGTGCACCATCATTTCGACAAACCGGCCGACGAACTGGGCGACACGGAAAAGCGCGTGCTGGCGAAAGCGCACGAGCGCAAGATCATCTCGACCGACGTCAACGCCGCCTTTTCTGCCGAGGCCTCTTTTGGAGAACGTATCGCCGACAGCATCGCCCGTGTCGGCGGCTCATGGTCGTTCATCCTCGGCTTCCTGGCCTTCCTCGTCGTCTGGACGGCGATCAACACCATCGTTTTGGCGAGTGGCGCTTTCGATCCCTACCCCTTCGTCTTCCTGAACCTGATCCTTTCGATGCTCGCCGCCATCCAAGCGCCGATCATCATGATGTCGCAGAACCGTCAGGCCGAGCGCGACCGCTTCGAGGCAGCCAAGGATTACGAAGTCAATCTCAAGGCCGAACTCGAAGTGCTCTCCTTGCACCAGAAGATCGATATGCGCGTCCTGACCGAACTGACGGCGCTGCGCGAAGACGTCGCTCGTCTCAGCGCCGCGCTCGCGACCAAGACCTGA